In Paenibacillus protaetiae, the genomic stretch TATCACCATTTGAGACTCACATGAAGAAACTAGCTTTAAGTATTAGCGTATTAATAATAAAACACTTGAGTATTGCGATTTCCGAGAAAAATGCCTCAAATGGGCAGACCTGTAGCGAGAAGCAGAGTACAGCAGTTTAGGCGGGGATCTTGAGATGCTTAAGGATGTCGAATAACGGCCTCTTCTCTAAGGCTTGCTGATAAACATAGACGATGATCTGCCCGAAATAGGCTTGCCGAATGCGATACACCACATCTCCGAGCGTGAGATACTTGTCGTTCTTCATCCAGTCGTGGCGCTGAGACTCCAGAAAGTTCTGCGTCAGAAACTGAATCGCCCAAAACCGCTGAATGCCTTCAAAAGAAAGCAACTGATATTGGTCAAAGCCCAGCAGTTCCTTGAAATAGCGATAACCCGTTTCGATGTTCCACCTCACGTGATAGTAGCGTTGGATGGTGACGAGATCCAAGCGGATATCCGTGCACAGGAGACAAACCTGAGGTTTGCTCGAAGCGGTATATTCGTCTTTCCAAGACAGCAACGCTTTGACGTTTTCCATCTCGCTTACGGGACCTTCATATTCATAAATCCAGTACCTTCCCTGACTTTCCACCGTAACGGAGCGGAGGTCAGACTTGCGGATGTACTGGGCAGCGAAATCAGCTATGGAGATCGTGACGCCGCTCACGCAGATCAGCCGGTTCGTCTTTACAGCAGCGATGACATGGAATCCCTTGCGGTTACAGGCGTTGATGATTTTCTCGCTGGTGTACCAGTTATCCATGAGCACGTAAACCTGCTCATCCTGCGTAGCCGGAAACGCTTCGATCATTTCGATAGCGAGATCGTTTTTGCTTTTGAATGAAAAGCCGTGACTCGTGCAATATTCTTCACGATAGTAGGGACGGAAATCCCAAGCGTAGGAGCAGCCTTCGCTTACGACGTGGGCCGTGACCACGCAGTGGCACCAGACCGATTTCCCAGCTTCGTGTGAATATTGAAAACTGAGGGCTTCCATTTTCTTGGTTGAAGGTTCTTTCTTACAGCAAGTGTCGTCGACAATGAAGAACACAAGGCACCGTTTATCCCCGTTCTTCATGCGTTTTGCCCGGATTTTCTCCATGACGAATTGCGTTCTTCTACGTTGCATGCGATTGACGCACCAAGGAGAGTGATTCAAAAAGTTCGTCACATTACTAAGGTGACGCTCCCCACGGGCGGCATGCCGGATTTGCGTGATATTCTTACGTCCGGCACAAAGAATGATACCGTGGACGAGGGTAAACAAATGGCCAAGCTGTGGTTTAGAAAATTCCAGTTTCAGTGCTAAAATGAACTTGACGATAGGCAAGTAGAGGGATACCATGAGAGTGGGACATCTCCTTTTTCTTGGAAATTGTGGTGTGGTAACCGACAATTTCTCCATCCAAAGGCGATGTCCTCCTTGTTTCTATCCGTCCGACGAAGCTTCTGAAATCACGTCTTTATACGGCCTTTGTCGACAGCAATATTTTCGCAACACTCAAGTAAAACAGTAAATTGATGGTGACGAACTTTGCATATTACCACAAGTAGGAAAGAAAAATTCAAACGAAGATCATTAATAACCAAGCACCAATTCATCGCAAGTTATTTGTTTATATCTACTAGTGCCTTTTGGTTAACAATGACCCTCACGGCTTTTCGATTATCGATTCTTGCCGGTATTCTTTGCTGTATCATGTTATTCCCGCTCGTTGGATGGCGAATTAGTAGTCGCAATGTGTTCACTATTTTTCTCTGTTATTTCAGCCTCTACCCGACAGCTGCAGCCTGCTGGATATTATTTGCAATTTCATTCCTTTATACACTGAATGTACCGATAAATAACTCAATTGCCTCACTAGTCTTGCTCAGTGTTATTCCAGTATTCTCACTGTTAATTGTCTTTCTTAAACGAAAAAACAACGAGTTCTTAA encodes the following:
- a CDS encoding IS701 family transposase encodes the protein MEKLSVTTPQFPRKRRCPTLMVSLYLPIVKFILALKLEFSKPQLGHLFTLVHGIILCAGRKNITQIRHAARGERHLSNVTNFLNHSPWCVNRMQRRRTQFVMEKIRAKRMKNGDKRCLVFFIVDDTCCKKEPSTKKMEALSFQYSHEAGKSVWCHCVVTAHVVSEGCSYAWDFRPYYREEYCTSHGFSFKSKNDLAIEMIEAFPATQDEQVYVLMDNWYTSEKIINACNRKGFHVIAAVKTNRLICVSGVTISIADFAAQYIRKSDLRSVTVESQGRYWIYEYEGPVSEMENVKALLSWKDEYTASSKPQVCLLCTDIRLDLVTIQRYYHVRWNIETGYRYFKELLGFDQYQLLSFEGIQRFWAIQFLTQNFLESQRHDWMKNDKYLTLGDVVYRIRQAYFGQIIVYVYQQALEKRPLFDILKHLKIPA